The Tachysurus fulvidraco isolate hzauxx_2018 chromosome 4, HZAU_PFXX_2.0, whole genome shotgun sequence DNA window GATGTcgaagcctagtggttaaggtgttaacCCAAACAGATAAAACATAAGTCTTGATatgggcatctgccaaatgctgtaattgtaatgtaatgtaatgtataacgTAAAGCACTGTGTTAGTCAGCTACATCCACCATCAGGGTGGCATGAAGCTTTGCCACATCAAGTTACTCTCTTAAATGAAAGCTGTTCAGATAAAACTGCAGATGCAGATGACTTAGATGGTCATTTCTAACGTAGCGTTCGGTCAAACTACAGCTTCTTTACACAATAGTGGCCTAAAGGGCCAGCATGCACTGGTCCAGCATGCAACTTCCCACATTTATTTAACTGATTTCCTCGTCTTTAGCTGTTTCCTCCCATATTACACAGAATTCAGCAAATTGAGCATATAGTAGCCTGGAGCAGATGTGCTGACTTTGTAGAAAAATGGTAATacttaaatgaaattaaatgcaaataaataaatataaaattaaataaaattaaataaaattaaatacaatgaaattaaatgcaaataaataaatataaaattaaataaaattaaataataataataataataataataataataataataataataataataataataataataataataataaaaggaaacaaaaagaaTATGACTATGATTTTGGAAACTAGaacaactattttttttttaaagaacaaatgAAGTTTTTGgtaaatatagaacaaaaagcCAACTTTAAAACTATGCTATtgcaaattcaaataaaatcatagcATTGGAAAAGAAGTAAGTTCACAATTATTTGGAACGAGTGTAGTTTTAACCTAAAATTCTAGGGAAATTTTCTGTCTGCACACGGTAGCTTAGTATTTTGAGCGGCGCCGTGTCACAAAAATCCGCTTATCAACTGTAAGGATAATAAACGATACATTATCTTGTACAGTAAAGATACTGTACCTGTCAATTATTGACCACATATAGAAAGGTGAAGTGTTTGATGGAATTTATTACAGTAGATATAAAAAGTAACCCTGATGCCCTCAtatgtgaaacaaaaacaatgattAAAATAGAAAGTTCGTCACAAAATGCAAACATCTtcaataattttaaataaaaattaaaaaaaaaaacaaggagcaGATTATGACGAGGTGTAAAAGATATCCTGAGATGTCCTGTAAAATTATAGTAAAATTTTGGCAGCAGGTTTTCTGGATTGTTTACCGTcaattttaaaatctttaacacGTTTAAAACGTTAACACCAATTACGTACAATTACAACACAAAATCAGAACatttaagtttaaataaatatcttcaaTAAATGACTCAAAAATGTTCATATGGCTTGTATTAATCAATTTAATTctaacatatttattcataaaaaaatattaaattaaattgagcACCTCAGAGTAAAAAGGCTGAATGGATTGTCTGAATTCTGACCGAAATAAAATCCGCAGTTAAACAAATTTGTGTAGGAACATAAATGCATGTAAACAGGAGTCTTTCTTAGGGAGAGGTTAGTAAAATCTTTTATGTTAGTAAAATACTCATGTCCAAAAACCCAGAattctttatacatttttgtctgcACACAATACcagtgagtgtgactgtggaAACACAGCAATATAAAAGAGATTAGTTAGTGAATTTTAGAGTTGGAAATTGAcgcaaagaacaaaaaaaaattacatttaggGCTAAATTTACAGCATCCCGTTGTTTATACATTTGAGGGTATATGGATCTTGCTCAgagacccagcagtggcatcttggtggactTGTGATTTAAAACTCGTAACCACTACAGTAACCACTACAGTAACCACTACAGTAAATCGGACAAAGTTTCAAGTCCactaagagggaaaaaaaaaacaatgtttttattataaggACAAACTGTGTTATGGAAACACATATTTAAGTTTAGACTGTTAAATCGATATtgagcatgtgagtgtgtgtgtgtgtgagagagagaaagagagagagaaagagagagagagagagagagagagagagagagagagagagagagagagagagagagagagagagagtacccTCACAGATCGTTTTAAAACGAGGACATATTCAATCTAAACAACTTTTATcactagaaaaagaaaaaacttcctGGAAAAAGTATCTAAGTTTATTCAAAGTtttgcatttgtgtttttttttttgttttgttttttttgttttttgagctTTTTGCTCAGTCAATGATTGATAACTCCCACACAAGGCAAAATAAAGCAAGCTTATCACACCTACCTTTTGGGAGCAGTAATAGTGACCAGGGGATTTCAGTACTGAGGCATGCTAGAGTGGTGTAGAAAATCACTGTATTGTACTCCAACATTAATTTGTGACAACTCAAATCCTCAAATCATGTAGCAAAACGAGGAGCATCACTTcacaggaatcgaacccacaacctcagaGTTGCGGGGCAAATCTGGGAGCCACAGGTCACCTCTCACGTCTAAATCCAGTCGTGATGGTTTTCTTAgcaagacacaaaacacacttcaACACGTAAGAAAACAACCATTTGTATTAATTCCATCTTGCTCTATTAATGGTGGAGAGAATAAATAAGAGAATAAATCCTGATGAAGGTTTCAGCCACAGCAGCATCTGACCAGTCGCACGGCTGAGCAAGAAAACGCTGTAAAATTCTTTACTCGTGCCCCACGACATCACTATCACttctttaaagtgtttttttttaagtcttttaAGTGATTGACACTATTACGGTATTACCTGCTAATGAAAACAACAACGTTACTGTAgtcatttaacatttttgtttgtgtgtaagttttCAAAATTGACCAATTGAATAAATATcaaaaaatcacattaaataataataaatgtaaaatgtccaaTAATCCATAGTGTAGAACACATATAGCTGTTTATGGGTGTCTTATAaggtgtgtatattttttatacagtatagaagTCTCAAAGACCACACACGCGTCTCAAAGTCCATCGTTATCACTACAGTTATCATAAACATAAGTTCGCatacagtgagagtgtgttgtaTGGTGTCTAAGCTCAGAAACATCATCGCGCTAATTGCAGTCCAGGGTTCGTTACAATCAGTGAACGGTTCGAGTGAAGAGGGAGTTAAAGTGGAAGTTTTAAACTTGCACCGAACCATCAGTTGTCTCTTTAACGTTCCGGTGAATTAAAGCACTCTGTTCCAGTGAGAAATGGGTCGCTATACCGGGAAAAGTTGTCGTCTGGTTTTCATGCTGACGATGACCAGCATGTTTTTCTTGGCTGAGATCGTGGCCGGTTATGTCGGGAACTCCATAGCGCTGGTGTCAGACTCGTTTAACATGCTTTCCGACATCATCTCGCTCTCGGTGGGTTTGATTGCTGCGCGCGTTCGTCGCCGCACCTCCTCTCCGCGCTGCACGTACGGACTGGTGCGCGTCGAGGTGCTGGGCGCGCTGGCGAACGCCGTGTTCCTGGCCGCCGTGCGCTTCTGCGTGTCGGCCCAAGCACTTGAGCGGCTCGCACAGCCCGAGGCCATCGACAAACCCGCTCTAGTGCTTGTCGTCGGCAGCATCGGCCTCTGCATCAACGTGGTGGGACTGCTTGTGTTTCAGGACTGGAGATGCCTGCGCAAGAAAAAAGCGCACACGACGCGCCGCGACAGCGAACCGAAGAGCGACGCGGACACAGAAGCAGGTGGATCCGAGCGAAAGCAAAAGCTTTCATGGTTTATAAGGTTACATCTAACGATAACTACTGgtttaatacaatttatttagttcacaatCTAAGCTGTTTTACTAGGAGTAATTAAAGGGCCAAATCCTCGGCAAGGGATTTTCACAATTAAATTCTTGTACTTAATTTTAGCTTTAGAAACATTTCGTCAATAAAAAAGTCTGAACACAAAATAGAGGTTCAGAGACATAATatgcagcagtaaacacacaaagtaGAACCACGTCCACTTAATAATGCAAAAAGTATTTGGCACATACATCTACAACTATATATAATCTGGACTTCAAAATCACGGATCCAAGAGTTTTATAGACTGAAGATGCATGAATGTGAATTTTCAAAACGaatataatatttgtataaaacaaattaattccccataatgcttttttttcactttttgaaaCTTTTCAAaccatttaatataaattctaTTTGCGCTTTTTAGAAACTGTCTGTCTGGAAATAAAGAGGTTCATATACcgtagttaattttttttaatgattctgATAGGAACAGGTATTAatgtaacattaaataaagCTCGTATAcgaatataaatgaatgaatgaatgaatgaatgaatgaaatgctaATTTTTTCCAGGTTCCTCTGCGTTTTGGTGTCGCCTCTCACATCCTAGTTTGTCACCAATTTCTTTGATGCCACTGTTACAGTCTGGTCTTTCAGGAGAGTCTGTTAGCAGTAGACTTATTTTGGTTAACAGAAACTCTTGCTTATGCCCCTGGTGAACAAAGTGTAACTGATTAATATGCAGTAAAAGTTGATTTGACTAATGTGTGAAACTGTTCTCTGTTCATAGGATTCCAGCAGACAGAATTGGAAGAAGTGGATGAATTTGAGGATGAAGGCCACCACCTTAACATTAGAGGTACGTCTGGCCACCTACACAAGGTCTACGCCACAAACAGTTACTGTTTATCATAAAATACAACTTTTCCTTTTCACTAAAAGTTCCAGTGGACCAGAAACTAGTCGATGGACTAGTCGAAGGGGCTTtgagatctgatttttttctcccaactgctatattaaatacattttccccCTGTTCCTATCTCAGGAGTGCTACTCCACATGCTGAACGATGCTCTAGGATCAGTGGTGGTAGTGGTTACCTCAGCTCTGTTCTATGCCTGGCCCAAGGCACAGGATGCCCCATGTAACTGGCAGTGCTATGTGGATCCAAGCCTGACGCTGGTCATAGTGGCTGTCATTATGCCCTCTGCCGTTCCCCTAGCTCGGGAAACAGCAACCATCCTGCTGCAGATCATCCCTCGTAACATGCCCTTCAAAAGAATCTGTGAGTAACAGGAATTAATGAGGAATTATTATGCtgccaatctctctctctctttaaataaaatataaataaataaacaaacaaacaaacaaataaataaaagataaaatgtcAAATGATGAGTCTTGGTTGTGGAGTGGGCATCTGCTGATAAGTCATCAGTTTATAGCTAAAAATTGACTCCTTGAACTGAAAAGCTGGGTTTGACAATCAATacctgttattgttattgtggggggaaaaaacaaaaaacatttcttcttttttttctcctcttggCCCACACCCACAGTGCAAGAAGTGTGCAGCCTTCCGGGGGTCCTGAGCATCCACGATGCTCACATGTGGGAGTTGACGAAGGGACGATACGTGGCCTCGCTGCACGTACGAGTCTTCCCCGAGCTCCATAGTTCTCTCAGTGCAATCAAAATGCTCCATCAGGAGATCAGGAACGTCCTCCATAACTTCGGCATCCACAGCGTGACGGTTCAGTTGGAATTCGGCGACGGAAGCATGgagaagagctactgtagcactcCGTGTTCCTCCCCCTCCTGCCTAAAAGTGTCCTGTTGCCCTCCTGATGTTGCTGGACTTCCACTGTGTAAAGCAAACCAACTCCCTCACCACAGAGAATTCAACACAGACATGTATGAAATAAGCAATGTACTCAAAATACAAGCACCGAGACCATCGATACATTCTTACACAGCCACAAAGCTTTAACAGCCGTATGACTGAAATCTTTCTGTTTGACTTTGAGCATAATCGTAAGGCTTAATTTGGGTCAGAGTGAAATGCCACAGTGTCTTTGACAATACAAATATTGATGCTTTTGGCCCAATCTATCCTAAACTGGGACTCTAGGCTAAAACACTAAATTCAATAGAC harbors:
- the LOC113655325 gene encoding zinc transporter 10-like, which produces MGRYTGKSCRLVFMLTMTSMFFLAEIVAGYVGNSIALVSDSFNMLSDIISLSVGLIAARVRRRTSSPRCTYGLVRVEVLGALANAVFLAAVRFCVSAQALERLAQPEAIDKPALVLVVGSIGLCINVVGLLVFQDWRCLRKKKAHTTRRDSEPKSDADTEAGFQQTELEEVDEFEDEGHHLNIRGVLLHMLNDALGSVVVVVTSALFYAWPKAQDAPCNWQCYVDPSLTLVIVAVIMPSAVPLARETATILLQIIPRNMPFKRILQEVCSLPGVLSIHDAHMWELTKGRYVASLHVRVFPELHSSLSAIKMLHQEIRNVLHNFGIHSVTVQLEFGDGSMEKSYCSTPCSSPSCLKVSCCPPDVAGLPLCKANQLPHHREFNTDMYEISNVLKIQAPRPSIHSYTATKL